A single Streptomyces sp. Edi2 DNA region contains:
- a CDS encoding lysophospholipid acyltransferase family protein — translation MLYQVLKYLLLGPLLRLVFRPRIEGLAHVPEEGAAIIAGNHLSFADHFVMPAIVPRRVTFLAKAEYFTGPGLKGRLTAAFFRGVGQIPVDRSGGRASQAAISSGLSVLRKGRLLGIYPEGTRSHDGRLYKGRTGVASMAIKAGVPVVPCAMIGTFEAQPTGRRLPRIMRITIRFGAPLDFSRYAGLEDERMALRAVTDEIMYAILTLSGQEYVDTYAGEAKAAAQAQARARTHGRRGHGKGPAD, via the coding sequence GTGCTCTACCAGGTGCTGAAGTACCTGCTTCTCGGGCCGTTGCTGCGGCTGGTGTTCCGGCCGAGGATCGAGGGGCTCGCCCATGTGCCGGAGGAGGGCGCGGCGATCATCGCGGGCAATCATCTGTCGTTCGCCGATCACTTCGTGATGCCGGCGATCGTGCCGCGCCGGGTGACGTTTCTGGCCAAGGCCGAGTACTTCACCGGGCCCGGTCTGAAGGGACGGCTGACCGCGGCGTTCTTCCGGGGCGTCGGGCAGATTCCGGTGGACCGGTCCGGGGGCCGTGCCTCACAGGCGGCGATCTCTTCGGGGCTCTCCGTCCTCCGCAAGGGCCGGCTGCTGGGCATCTATCCGGAGGGCACCCGCTCGCACGACGGCCGGCTCTACAAGGGGCGTACCGGCGTCGCCTCGATGGCCATCAAGGCCGGGGTGCCGGTGGTGCCGTGCGCGATGATCGGCACCTTCGAGGCACAGCCGACGGGCCGGCGGCTGCCGCGCATCATGCGGATCACCATCCGCTTCGGGGCGCCGCTGGACTTCTCGCGCTATGCGGGGCTGGAGGACGAACGCATGGCGCTGCGTGCCGTCACCGACGAGATCATGTACGCGATCCTCACCCTTTCCGGTCAGGAGTACGTCGACACCTACGCGGGCGAGGCCAAGGCCGCGGCGCAGGCACAGGCGCGGGCGCGGACACACGGACGGCGGGGGCACGGCAAGGGTCCCGCGGACTGA
- a CDS encoding type 1 glutamine amidotransferase domain-containing protein: MRVLMPVPDRDFDVTEVAVPWRLLTDAGHRVVFATERAGTRPACDPRLLTGVLFGQLGAAEQPRRFYEELTRSEEFTATVGWAALAPEEYDGLILPGGHAPGMRQYLGSEVLRRQVGRFWALDRPVGAICHGVLVLARAREASTGRSLLADRRTTCLPKYMERSAYLATAWRLGRYYRTYPAYVEDEVRAALTGPDARFERGPRVLAARGTATDDSAAFAVQDGRYLSARWPGDAYLFARRFQALLEAPRR; this comes from the coding sequence GTGCGCGTGCTGATGCCGGTCCCCGACCGCGATTTCGATGTCACCGAGGTGGCGGTGCCCTGGCGGCTGCTCACCGATGCCGGCCACCGGGTCGTCTTCGCCACCGAACGGGCCGGTACCCGGCCCGCATGCGATCCACGGCTGCTGACCGGCGTCCTCTTCGGACAGCTCGGCGCCGCGGAACAGCCCCGGCGTTTCTACGAAGAGCTCACCCGGAGCGAGGAGTTCACCGCGACCGTCGGCTGGGCGGCGCTGGCCCCTGAGGAGTACGACGGGCTGATCCTGCCGGGCGGACACGCACCCGGGATGCGGCAGTACCTGGGCTCGGAGGTGCTGCGGCGGCAGGTCGGCAGGTTCTGGGCGCTGGACCGGCCGGTCGGGGCGATCTGCCACGGGGTGCTGGTACTGGCGCGGGCACGGGAGGCGTCCACCGGCCGCAGCCTGCTGGCGGACCGGCGCACGACCTGTCTGCCCAAGTACATGGAGCGGTCGGCGTATCTGGCCACGGCATGGCGGCTCGGCCGCTACTACCGCACCTATCCGGCGTATGTGGAGGACGAGGTCAGGGCCGCGCTGACCGGCCCGGACGCCCGCTTCGAGCGGGGACCCAGGGTCCTGGCCGCGCGGGGCACCGCGACCGACGACTCGGCTGCGTTCGCGGTGCAGGACGGGCGCTATCTCTCGGCGCGGTGGCCGGGGGACGCGTATCTCTTCGCACGCCGGTTCCAGGCACTCCTGGAGGCCCCCCGGCGGTGA
- a CDS encoding alpha/beta hydrolase: protein MRRTAALGAAGTLVTGALLAGAIAATPASAGDKHQRGSAEARGVAIAAARAAKKGINWQECPADWGLKSPIQCGYVTVPVNYARPNGRTIKIAVDRAVSTGSKKERQGALVYNPGGPGGSGMKFPARITTKSALWAKTAKAYDFVGFDPRGVGHSAPISCMNPQEFVKAPKADPVPGSEADKRAQRKLAKEYADGCAERTGGLLPYITTENTVRDLDVIRAGLGEKKLNYLGVSYGTYLGAVYGTLFPTHVRRMLVDSVVDPAREKVWYQANLDQDVAFETRWGDWKKWVAKNDATYHIGATPEKVQAAWEKLRATAAKNPISGVVGPAELTGFFQNAPYYDSMWASVAEVWSAYLSGDTKPLVENAGPNLLDLAGNTAAENGNAVYTAVECNDTKWPTSWQKWDRDNTRIHQQAPFMTWSNAWMNLPCATWPAKQQRPVEVRTGKGLPSVLIVQSTRDAATPYGGAVELHHRFKGSRLITERDAGSHGVTGQVNPCINDRVDAYFLEGKTDAKDVTCAPHATPQPGKSKAKAAAKGASDLPGVAW, encoded by the coding sequence GTGAGAAGGACAGCAGCGCTCGGTGCCGCCGGCACCCTGGTGACCGGCGCGCTCCTCGCCGGAGCGATAGCCGCCACGCCCGCCAGCGCGGGCGACAAGCACCAGCGCGGTTCTGCCGAAGCGCGCGGTGTGGCGATCGCCGCCGCGCGCGCGGCCAAGAAGGGCATCAACTGGCAGGAGTGCCCCGCTGACTGGGGCCTCAAGTCGCCCATCCAGTGCGGCTATGTCACGGTCCCGGTCAACTATGCACGGCCCAACGGCCGTACGATCAAGATCGCGGTGGACCGGGCCGTCAGCACCGGAAGCAAGAAGGAACGTCAGGGCGCCCTCGTCTACAACCCTGGCGGACCCGGCGGTTCGGGCATGAAGTTCCCGGCCCGCATCACCACCAAGAGCGCCCTGTGGGCCAAGACCGCCAAGGCGTACGACTTCGTCGGCTTCGACCCGCGGGGCGTGGGTCACTCCGCGCCGATCTCCTGCATGAACCCGCAGGAGTTCGTCAAGGCGCCCAAGGCCGACCCGGTGCCCGGCAGCGAGGCCGACAAGCGCGCCCAGCGCAAGCTCGCCAAGGAGTACGCAGACGGCTGCGCCGAGCGCACCGGCGGTCTGCTGCCGTACATCACGACCGAGAACACCGTCCGCGATCTCGATGTGATCCGTGCCGGACTCGGTGAGAAGAAGCTCAACTACCTGGGTGTTTCCTACGGCACCTACCTGGGCGCCGTCTACGGGACGCTCTTCCCGACCCACGTGCGCCGGATGCTCGTCGACAGCGTCGTCGACCCGGCCCGCGAGAAGGTCTGGTACCAGGCCAACCTCGACCAGGACGTCGCCTTCGAGACCCGCTGGGGCGACTGGAAGAAGTGGGTCGCCAAGAACGACGCCACGTACCACATCGGTGCCACCCCCGAGAAGGTGCAGGCGGCGTGGGAGAAGCTGCGCGCGACCGCCGCGAAGAACCCCATCAGCGGTGTCGTCGGCCCTGCGGAGCTGACCGGCTTCTTCCAGAACGCGCCGTACTACGACTCCATGTGGGCCTCGGTCGCCGAGGTCTGGAGCGCGTACCTCTCCGGTGACACCAAGCCACTGGTGGAGAACGCCGGCCCGAACCTGCTGGATCTCGCGGGCAACACCGCGGCGGAGAACGGCAACGCCGTCTACACGGCCGTCGAGTGCAACGACACCAAGTGGCCCACCAGCTGGCAGAAGTGGGACCGCGACAACACCCGCATCCACCAGCAGGCACCGTTCATGACCTGGTCCAACGCCTGGATGAACCTGCCCTGCGCCACGTGGCCGGCCAAGCAGCAGCGACCGGTCGAGGTCCGGACCGGCAAGGGGCTGCCGAGCGTTCTGATCGTGCAGAGCACCCGTGACGCGGCCACGCCGTACGGCGGCGCGGTCGAGCTGCACCACCGTTTCAAGGGCTCGCGTCTGATCACCGAGCGGGACGCCGGATCGCACGGTGTCACCGGTCAGGTCAACCCCTGCATCAACGACCGGGTCGACGCGTACTTCCTGGAAGGGAAGACCGACGCCAAGGACGTGACCTGCGCCCCGCACGCCACGCCCCAGCCGGGCAAGTCGAAGGCGAAGGCCGCCGCCAAGGGTGCCTCCGACCTTCCGGGCGTTGCCTGGTAA
- a CDS encoding NAD-dependent epimerase/dehydratase family protein: MTSGSAVVIGASGQIGRAAVRALARDGWEVRAASRRGGRDDSWPGEVRPVAVDREDDAALAGLIGEGCDVLLDCVAYGTAHAQQLAAWADRIGSAVVISSGSVYADGQGRGFATMGEPDGAPDFPLPLPESQPTVPPGDENYCTRKAALEQALLAQGDRLPVTLLRAGAIHGPYSPLPRELYFVKRVLDGRRVRVLAYGGSTFHPVHVDNLAELVRLAAHRPGTRVLNAGDPQAPTVAGISAAVDAVMGAPRSEVVAVDGAPPSSGVGDTPWSGPHPIVFDMTAAERELGYRPVTTYEESLPETVQWLTDRVTGRNWWEVFPMMAGIYPDEKLFGYAAEDRWLAERGRRG; encoded by the coding sequence ATGACCTCAGGTAGCGCAGTGGTGATCGGAGCGAGCGGGCAGATCGGGCGGGCGGCGGTACGGGCGCTGGCGCGGGACGGCTGGGAGGTGCGGGCCGCGTCCCGGCGCGGCGGACGCGATGACTCCTGGCCCGGGGAGGTCCGCCCGGTGGCGGTGGACCGGGAGGACGACGCGGCGCTGGCCGGGCTGATCGGCGAGGGCTGTGACGTGCTGCTGGACTGTGTGGCCTACGGGACCGCGCACGCACAGCAGTTGGCCGCATGGGCGGACCGGATCGGTTCGGCGGTGGTGATCTCCAGCGGCTCGGTGTACGCGGACGGCCAAGGGCGCGGCTTCGCCACCATGGGCGAGCCGGACGGCGCTCCGGACTTCCCGCTGCCCCTCCCCGAGTCCCAGCCGACCGTGCCGCCCGGCGACGAGAATTACTGCACCCGCAAGGCGGCCCTGGAGCAGGCGTTGCTGGCGCAGGGCGACCGGCTGCCGGTGACCCTGCTGCGGGCCGGCGCCATTCACGGGCCGTACAGTCCCCTGCCCCGTGAGCTGTACTTCGTCAAGCGGGTGCTGGACGGGCGCAGGGTACGGGTGCTTGCGTACGGCGGCAGCACCTTCCACCCCGTGCATGTGGACAACCTCGCGGAGCTGGTCCGGCTGGCGGCTCACCGGCCGGGGACCCGGGTACTCAACGCGGGGGATCCGCAGGCGCCGACGGTCGCCGGGATCTCGGCGGCGGTGGATGCCGTGATGGGTGCGCCCCGGAGCGAGGTCGTGGCGGTGGACGGTGCCCCGCCGTCGTCCGGTGTCGGCGATACCCCGTGGTCGGGCCCGCACCCCATCGTCTTCGACATGACGGCGGCGGAGCGCGAGTTGGGCTACCGGCCGGTGACGACGTACGAGGAGTCGCTGCCGGAGACGGTGCAATGGCTGACCGACCGGGTCACGGGGCGCAACTGGTGGGAGGTGTTCCCCATGATGGCCGGCATCTACCCGGACGAGAAGCTGTTCGGCTATGCGGCCGAGGACCGCTGGCTGGCGGAGCGGGGCCGGCGGGGCTGA
- a CDS encoding TIGR02452 family protein, translated as MSARLRGIARETEQIVAAGAYRAPDGRLVDIAAAVGRARAGTRLYGPQPVTVEAPSPGVRTVFEVTAEGSLTAGRRLAETGEGPLAVLNFASARNPGGGYLNGAQAQEEALCRGSALYTCVREAPDFYAAHRADPSPFYSDRVILSPRVPVFRDDRGTLLDMPYEAGFLTAAAPNAGVIARQRPDETRRVAAALAVRAERVLEVAAAGGHRQLVLGAWGCGVFRNEPAEVARAFAAALLDDGRFTGWFDRIVFAVLDRREDSPTRAAFSAVFAA; from the coding sequence ATGAGCGCCCGGCTGCGTGGCATCGCACGGGAAACGGAACAGATCGTCGCGGCGGGCGCGTACCGCGCACCGGACGGGCGGCTGGTGGACATCGCGGCGGCGGTCGGACGGGCCCGGGCAGGGACCCGGCTGTACGGACCGCAGCCGGTTACCGTGGAGGCGCCGTCCCCGGGAGTGCGCACGGTGTTCGAAGTGACGGCGGAGGGCAGTCTCACCGCCGGGCGGCGGCTGGCCGAGACGGGCGAGGGGCCGCTCGCCGTGCTGAATTTCGCCTCCGCGCGCAATCCCGGCGGCGGGTATCTCAACGGTGCGCAGGCCCAGGAGGAGGCGCTGTGCCGGGGGTCGGCGCTCTACACCTGTGTGCGCGAGGCCCCCGACTTCTATGCCGCTCATCGGGCGGATCCGAGCCCGTTCTACAGCGACCGGGTGATCCTCTCCCCCCGTGTACCGGTCTTCCGCGACGACCGTGGCACCTTGCTCGACATGCCGTACGAAGCGGGCTTCCTGACGGCCGCCGCGCCGAACGCGGGAGTGATCGCGCGGCAGCGTCCTGACGAGACGCGCCGGGTGGCGGCGGCGCTGGCGGTGCGCGCGGAGCGGGTGCTGGAGGTCGCGGCGGCCGGCGGGCACCGTCAGCTGGTGCTCGGCGCCTGGGGCTGCGGGGTGTTCCGCAATGAACCGGCCGAGGTGGCACGGGCGTTCGCGGCCGCGCTGCTGGACGACGGCCGGTTCACCGGCTGGTTCGACCGTATTGTGTTCGCCGTGCTGGACCGCCGGGAGGACTCCCCCACCAGGGCCGCCTTCTCCGCGGTGTTTGCGGCGTGA